A portion of the Cervus elaphus chromosome X, mCerEla1.1, whole genome shotgun sequence genome contains these proteins:
- the CLCN5 gene encoding H(+)/Cl(-) exchange transporter 5 isoform X2, producing MMDFLEEPIPGVGTYDDFNTIDWVREKSRDRDRHREITNKSKESTWALIHSVSDAFSGWLLMLLIGLLSGSLAGLIDISAHWMTDLKEGICTSGIWFNHEHCCWNSKHVTFENRDKCPEWNSWSQLIISTNEGAFAYIVNYFMYVLWALLFAFLAVSLVKVFAPYACGSGIPEIKTILSGFIIRGYLGKWTLMIKTITLVLAVSSGLSLGKEGPLVHVACCCGNILCHCFNKYRKNEAKRREVLSAAAAAGVSVAFGAPIGGVLFSLEEVSYYFPLKTLWRSFFAALVAAFTLRSINPFGNSRLVLFYVEFHTPWHLFELVPFILLGIFGGLWGALFIRTNIAWCRKRKTTQLGKYPVVEVLVVTAITAILAFPNEYTRVSTSELISELFNDCGLLDSSKLCDYENRFNTSKAGELPDRPAGVGVYSAMWQLALTLILKIVITIFTFGMKIPSGLFIPSMAVGAIAGRLLGVGMEQLAYYHHDWAIFNSWCSQGADCITPGLYAMVGAAACLGGVTRMTVSLVVIMFELTGGLEYIVPLMAAAMTSKWVADALGREGIYDAHIRLNGYPFLEAKEEFAHKTLAMDVMKPRRNDPLLTVLTQDSMTVEDVETIISETTYSGFPVVVSRESQRLVGFVLRRDLIISIENARKKQDGVVSTSIIYFTEHSPPVPPYTPPTLKLRNILDLSPFTVTDLTPMEIVVDIFRKLGLRQCLVTHNGRLLGIITKKDVLKHIAQMANQDPDSILFN from the exons ATGATGGACTTCTTGGAGGAGCCAATCCCTGGTGTGGGGACCTATGATGATTTCAATACAATTGATTGGGTGAGAGAGAAGTCTCGAGACCGGGATAGGCACCGAGAG ATTACCAACAAAAGCAAAGAATCAACATGGGCCTTAATTCACAGTGTGAGCGATGCTTTTTCTGGCTGGTTGTTGATGCTACTTATTGGGCTTTTATCAG GTTCCCTAGCTGGCTTGATAGACATCTCTGCTCACTGGATGACAGACTTAAAAGAAGGTATATGCACATCAGGAATCTGGTTTAACCATGAACACTGTTGCTGGAACTCCAAGCATGTCACCTTTGAAAACAGAGACAAATGCCCAGAGTGGAATAGCTGGTCCCAGCTTATTATCAGCACGAATGAG GGAGCCTTTGCCTACATAGTCAATTATTTCATGTACGTCCTCTGGGCTCTCCTATTTGCCTTCCTTGCCGTATCTCTTGTCAAGGTGTTTGCACCTTATGCCTGTGGCTCTGGAATCCCTGAG ATAAAAACTATCTTGAGTGGTTTCATTATTAGGGGCTATTTGGGTAAGTGGACCCTGATGATCAAAACCATCACACTGGTACTGGCAGTGTCATCTGGCCTGAGCCTGGGCAAAGAGGGCCCCCTAGTGCACGTGGCTTGCTGCTGTGGGAACATCCTATGCCACTGCTTCAACAAATACCGGAAGAATGAAGCCAAGCGCAGAGAG GTCTTGtcagctgctgccgctgctggtGTATCTGTAGCCTTTGGGGCACCTATTggtggagtattattcagcctagAAGAG GTCAGCTACTACTTTCCCCTCAAAACACTGTGGCGTTCATTTTTCGCTGCTCTAGTGGCAGCATTCACTCTACGCTCCATCAATCCGTTTGGGAACAGCCGCCTGGTTCTATTTTATGTGGAGTTTCACACCCCATGGCATCTCTTTGAGCTTGTGCCCTTCATTCTGCTGGGCATATTTGGTGGTTTGTGGGGAGCTCTGTTTATCCGCACCAACATTGCCTGGTGTCGGAAGCGGAAGACAACCCAGTTGGGCAAGTATCCTGTCGTAGAGGTTCTTGTCGTGACAGCCATCACTGCCATCCTGGCTTTCCCCAATGAGTATACCCGAGTGAGCACAAGTGAGCTCATCTCTGAGCTGTTCAATGACTGTGGCCTCCTGGACTCCTCCAAACTCTGTGATTATGAGAACCGTTTCAACACAAGCAAGGCGGGTGAGCTGCCCGACAGACCAGCTGGCGTGGGAGTCTACAGTGCAATGTGGCAGCTGGCCTTGACACTCATACTGAAAATTGTCATCACTATATTCACCTTTGGCATGAAG ATTCCTTCTGGTCTCTTTATCCCTAGCATGGCTGTTGGTGCTATAGCAGGTCGGCTTTTGGGAGTTGGGATGGAACAGCTGGCTTATTACCACCATGACTGGGCCATCTTCAATAGCTGGTGCAGTCAAGGAGCAGATTGCATCACCCCTGGCCTTTATGCGATGGTTGGGGCTGCAGCCTGCTTGG GTGGGGTGACTCGGATGACTGTTTCTCTTGTTGTCATAATGTTTGAACTAACTGGTGGCTTGGAATACATTGTGCCTCTAATGGCTGCAGCTATGACAAGCAAGTGGGTGGCAGATGCTCTTGGGCGGGAGGGCATCTATGATGCCCACATCCGTCTCAATGGGTACCCCTTTCTTGAAGCCAAAGAAGAGTTTGCTCATAAGACCCTGGCAATGGATGTGATGAAACCCCGGAGAAATGATCCTTTGTTGACTGTCCTTACTCAGGACAGTATGACCGTGGAAGATGTAGAGACCATAATCAGTGAAACAACTTATAGTGGCTTCCCAGTGGTGGTGTCCCGGGAGTCCCAAAGACTTGTGGGTTTTGTCCTCCGAAGAGACCTCATTATTTCAATTG aaaatgcTCGAAAAAAGCAGGATGGAGTTGTGAGCACTTCCATCATTTATTTCACCGAGCATTCTCCTCCAGTGCCACCATACACCCCACCTACCCTCAAGCTTCGGAACATCCTGGATCTCAGCCCCTTCACTGTGACTGACCTTACACCCATGGAGATTGTGGTGGATATCTTCCGCAAGCTGGGACTGCGGCAGTGCCTGGTTACACACAATGG GCGATTGCTTGGGATCATTACCAAAAAGGATGTGCTAAAGCATATAGCACAGATGGCGAACCAAGATCCTGATTCCATTCTCTTCAACTAG
- the CLCN5 gene encoding H(+)/Cl(-) exchange transporter 5 isoform X1 has translation MATWQGAMDHRGFHQGSFNSFQSSSSDEDLMDIPGTAMDFSMRDDVPPLDGEIEENRSYSGGGIGSSNRMMDFLEEPIPGVGTYDDFNTIDWVREKSRDRDRHREITNKSKESTWALIHSVSDAFSGWLLMLLIGLLSGSLAGLIDISAHWMTDLKEGICTSGIWFNHEHCCWNSKHVTFENRDKCPEWNSWSQLIISTNEGAFAYIVNYFMYVLWALLFAFLAVSLVKVFAPYACGSGIPEIKTILSGFIIRGYLGKWTLMIKTITLVLAVSSGLSLGKEGPLVHVACCCGNILCHCFNKYRKNEAKRREVLSAAAAAGVSVAFGAPIGGVLFSLEEVSYYFPLKTLWRSFFAALVAAFTLRSINPFGNSRLVLFYVEFHTPWHLFELVPFILLGIFGGLWGALFIRTNIAWCRKRKTTQLGKYPVVEVLVVTAITAILAFPNEYTRVSTSELISELFNDCGLLDSSKLCDYENRFNTSKAGELPDRPAGVGVYSAMWQLALTLILKIVITIFTFGMKIPSGLFIPSMAVGAIAGRLLGVGMEQLAYYHHDWAIFNSWCSQGADCITPGLYAMVGAAACLGGVTRMTVSLVVIMFELTGGLEYIVPLMAAAMTSKWVADALGREGIYDAHIRLNGYPFLEAKEEFAHKTLAMDVMKPRRNDPLLTVLTQDSMTVEDVETIISETTYSGFPVVVSRESQRLVGFVLRRDLIISIENARKKQDGVVSTSIIYFTEHSPPVPPYTPPTLKLRNILDLSPFTVTDLTPMEIVVDIFRKLGLRQCLVTHNGRLLGIITKKDVLKHIAQMANQDPDSILFN, from the exons AGAATAGGTCATACAGTGGTGGAGGAATAGGTTCTTCAAATAGGATGATGGACTTCTTGGAGGAGCCAATCCCTGGTGTGGGGACCTATGATGATTTCAATACAATTGATTGGGTGAGAGAGAAGTCTCGAGACCGGGATAGGCACCGAGAG ATTACCAACAAAAGCAAAGAATCAACATGGGCCTTAATTCACAGTGTGAGCGATGCTTTTTCTGGCTGGTTGTTGATGCTACTTATTGGGCTTTTATCAG GTTCCCTAGCTGGCTTGATAGACATCTCTGCTCACTGGATGACAGACTTAAAAGAAGGTATATGCACATCAGGAATCTGGTTTAACCATGAACACTGTTGCTGGAACTCCAAGCATGTCACCTTTGAAAACAGAGACAAATGCCCAGAGTGGAATAGCTGGTCCCAGCTTATTATCAGCACGAATGAG GGAGCCTTTGCCTACATAGTCAATTATTTCATGTACGTCCTCTGGGCTCTCCTATTTGCCTTCCTTGCCGTATCTCTTGTCAAGGTGTTTGCACCTTATGCCTGTGGCTCTGGAATCCCTGAG ATAAAAACTATCTTGAGTGGTTTCATTATTAGGGGCTATTTGGGTAAGTGGACCCTGATGATCAAAACCATCACACTGGTACTGGCAGTGTCATCTGGCCTGAGCCTGGGCAAAGAGGGCCCCCTAGTGCACGTGGCTTGCTGCTGTGGGAACATCCTATGCCACTGCTTCAACAAATACCGGAAGAATGAAGCCAAGCGCAGAGAG GTCTTGtcagctgctgccgctgctggtGTATCTGTAGCCTTTGGGGCACCTATTggtggagtattattcagcctagAAGAG GTCAGCTACTACTTTCCCCTCAAAACACTGTGGCGTTCATTTTTCGCTGCTCTAGTGGCAGCATTCACTCTACGCTCCATCAATCCGTTTGGGAACAGCCGCCTGGTTCTATTTTATGTGGAGTTTCACACCCCATGGCATCTCTTTGAGCTTGTGCCCTTCATTCTGCTGGGCATATTTGGTGGTTTGTGGGGAGCTCTGTTTATCCGCACCAACATTGCCTGGTGTCGGAAGCGGAAGACAACCCAGTTGGGCAAGTATCCTGTCGTAGAGGTTCTTGTCGTGACAGCCATCACTGCCATCCTGGCTTTCCCCAATGAGTATACCCGAGTGAGCACAAGTGAGCTCATCTCTGAGCTGTTCAATGACTGTGGCCTCCTGGACTCCTCCAAACTCTGTGATTATGAGAACCGTTTCAACACAAGCAAGGCGGGTGAGCTGCCCGACAGACCAGCTGGCGTGGGAGTCTACAGTGCAATGTGGCAGCTGGCCTTGACACTCATACTGAAAATTGTCATCACTATATTCACCTTTGGCATGAAG ATTCCTTCTGGTCTCTTTATCCCTAGCATGGCTGTTGGTGCTATAGCAGGTCGGCTTTTGGGAGTTGGGATGGAACAGCTGGCTTATTACCACCATGACTGGGCCATCTTCAATAGCTGGTGCAGTCAAGGAGCAGATTGCATCACCCCTGGCCTTTATGCGATGGTTGGGGCTGCAGCCTGCTTGG GTGGGGTGACTCGGATGACTGTTTCTCTTGTTGTCATAATGTTTGAACTAACTGGTGGCTTGGAATACATTGTGCCTCTAATGGCTGCAGCTATGACAAGCAAGTGGGTGGCAGATGCTCTTGGGCGGGAGGGCATCTATGATGCCCACATCCGTCTCAATGGGTACCCCTTTCTTGAAGCCAAAGAAGAGTTTGCTCATAAGACCCTGGCAATGGATGTGATGAAACCCCGGAGAAATGATCCTTTGTTGACTGTCCTTACTCAGGACAGTATGACCGTGGAAGATGTAGAGACCATAATCAGTGAAACAACTTATAGTGGCTTCCCAGTGGTGGTGTCCCGGGAGTCCCAAAGACTTGTGGGTTTTGTCCTCCGAAGAGACCTCATTATTTCAATTG aaaatgcTCGAAAAAAGCAGGATGGAGTTGTGAGCACTTCCATCATTTATTTCACCGAGCATTCTCCTCCAGTGCCACCATACACCCCACCTACCCTCAAGCTTCGGAACATCCTGGATCTCAGCCCCTTCACTGTGACTGACCTTACACCCATGGAGATTGTGGTGGATATCTTCCGCAAGCTGGGACTGCGGCAGTGCCTGGTTACACACAATGG GCGATTGCTTGGGATCATTACCAAAAAGGATGTGCTAAAGCATATAGCACAGATGGCGAACCAAGATCCTGATTCCATTCTCTTCAACTAG